The following are from one region of the Treponema denticola genome:
- a CDS encoding UDP-N-acetylmuramoyl-L-alanyl-D-glutamate--2,6-diaminopimelate ligase produces MEYTKSIAECIKAIEVVNCFGNDKSLINSTEYDSRKVRPYSYDDKTGLKKGDAFFALPGIHTDGKKFINSAIENGAVCVFYEGDLNNHSCDEICYVQVNDVRKTMSKVSALLYDEPSRTLGLIGVTGTEGKSSTVSFIFQLLNLCGKKAGFFSTVEYSIDGNVIPNPEHQTTPESNVVQLRLAQMRDSGCGYAVVEASSHGLSPRTSRLEDVIFDAGVFMNVTQEHLEFHGTIEQYRYDKANLFRALDKNPGKGFPIFGIVNYEDPSAPYFMEATQKNVYPFSTELKDLKKIEEYKGLFAKDIEESSSGIKFTLCDFSDKKEYGCELKLAGIFNVKNILASVLAVQRITGLDIACIIEKLPLVKPVKGRMMLIDEGQDFEVLIDYAHTPSSFMTIFPSIKERIKKSGGKVISLFGSGGERDVKKRPEQGRIAALYSDIVILADEDPRGEDSVELLEMIAAGCPEKKRGEELFIIPDRPSAIKKAFSLAGKNDAVLLLGKGHENSIIFKDRTMPYDEETTARKLLIGADCTNP; encoded by the coding sequence ATGGAATATACAAAATCGATTGCGGAATGCATCAAGGCTATTGAAGTTGTAAATTGTTTTGGAAACGATAAATCTCTTATAAATTCTACGGAGTATGATTCGCGTAAGGTTCGGCCTTACAGCTATGATGATAAGACGGGCTTAAAAAAAGGAGACGCCTTTTTTGCTCTTCCCGGAATTCATACCGACGGAAAAAAATTTATAAATTCTGCAATCGAAAACGGAGCCGTTTGTGTTTTCTATGAGGGAGATTTAAATAATCATTCTTGTGATGAAATTTGTTATGTTCAGGTGAATGATGTACGCAAAACCATGTCCAAGGTTTCTGCCCTTCTTTATGATGAGCCCTCAAGGACATTAGGCCTAATAGGCGTTACCGGAACCGAAGGGAAGAGCAGCACTGTTTCTTTTATCTTTCAGCTTTTAAACCTTTGCGGAAAAAAGGCCGGTTTTTTTTCTACCGTCGAATATTCCATAGACGGAAATGTAATTCCGAACCCGGAACATCAGACCACTCCCGAATCTAATGTCGTTCAGCTGCGTCTGGCTCAAATGAGAGATTCAGGCTGCGGCTATGCTGTAGTTGAAGCCTCGTCGCACGGTCTTTCCCCTAGGACTTCCCGTCTTGAAGATGTGATCTTTGATGCAGGTGTTTTTATGAACGTAACTCAGGAGCACTTGGAATTTCACGGAACCATCGAGCAGTACCGATATGATAAGGCCAATCTTTTTAGGGCTTTGGATAAAAATCCGGGAAAAGGATTCCCCATATTCGGAATAGTAAATTATGAAGACCCGTCCGCCCCTTATTTTATGGAAGCAACTCAAAAAAATGTCTACCCTTTTAGTACCGAGCTTAAAGACCTAAAAAAGATTGAAGAATATAAAGGCCTTTTTGCAAAGGATATTGAAGAGTCCTCAAGCGGAATTAAATTTACGCTTTGTGATTTTTCAGATAAAAAAGAATATGGGTGCGAATTAAAACTCGCAGGAATCTTTAATGTAAAAAATATTCTCGCCTCGGTCTTGGCAGTACAAAGAATTACGGGGCTTGATATCGCGTGCATAATCGAAAAACTTCCTCTTGTAAAACCTGTAAAGGGAAGAATGATGCTGATAGATGAGGGACAGGATTTTGAAGTGCTTATCGATTATGCTCACACGCCTTCTTCCTTTATGACAATTTTTCCTTCAATAAAAGAACGCATAAAAAAATCGGGAGGGAAGGTTATAAGTCTTTTCGGTTCAGGCGGAGAAAGAGACGTAAAAAAGAGACCCGAACAGGGAAGGATTGCAGCCCTATATTCCGATATTGTAATTCTTGCAGACGAAGACCCTCGCGGAGAGGACTCCGTTGAACTTTTGGAAATGATAGCCGCAGGCTGTCCCGAAAAAAAACGCGGAGAAGAACTCTTTATAATACCAGACCGTCCCTCTGCAATCAAAAAAGCCTTCAGTCTTGCAGGTAAAAACGATGCAGTCCTCCTTTTGGGAAAGGGACATGAAAACTCCATCATCTTTAAAGATAGAACCATGCCCTACGATGAAGAAACAACGGCAAGAAAATTATTAATCGGCGCAGACTGTACAAATCCGTAA
- a CDS encoding YegP family protein → MAGKFEIYKDKSNKFRFRLKAGNGEVIAVGEAYESKAGCLSGIESVRKNAPDAAVVEV, encoded by the coding sequence ATGGCAGGAAAATTTGAAATTTACAAAGACAAATCAAACAAATTCCGCTTTAGATTAAAAGCAGGAAACGGTGAAGTAATTGCTGTAGGTGAAGCTTATGAATCAAAAGCCGGTTGTTTAAGCGGCATAGAATCCGTACGCAAAAATGCACCTGATGCTGCAGTTGTTGAAGTTTAA
- the mnmG gene encoding tRNA uridine-5-carboxymethylaminomethyl(34) synthesis enzyme MnmG, with product MYRFSDYDVIVVGAGHAGIEAALASARMGEAVLLITQTLDSAGRLSCNPSIGGISKGNIVREIDALGGEMGKLADASMIQYRLLNKSRGPAVQAPRVQADKFLYSQLAKHAIELEKNLHVFQDTVIDIVSSNTNESGYVEKGSVQYVKTERGREFSAKAVVLATGTFMEGKIYIGEYESPDGRLGERAAIGLGPALAKKGFTVGRLKTGTPMRILRRSFDSSLTEEQEADEIMRPFSFSNAEIHRPYAKCYITHTNRETHNIIRENLHRAALFSGKITGTGARYCPSIEDKIKKFPERDRHHVYIEPEGLNTEELYINGLSSSLPEDVQDRMIRTIPCFKDVIITRPAYAVDYAYVSPIQLSSDLQTRRIEGLFLAGQINGTSGYEEAGGQGIIAGINAALFSRSLKFKDEKYVPFVLKRDEAYIGVMIDDLVTQGVDEPYRMFTARAEYRLNLRHDTADERLTERAYQIGLQTKEASNRLKEKLLTREKIISLWKDIKITRDLIAKNPELKNHIGKSLADALHDPQVSLECICSIDENSKDYSAELLESAELEIRYEHYIAVQNRKIAKVKRMENTKIPADFDYDAVSGLSTESRARLKEVRPETIGQASRIRGIRPSDIMLLSILL from the coding sequence ATGTATAGATTTTCCGATTATGATGTAATAGTCGTAGGAGCAGGACATGCAGGCATTGAAGCCGCCCTAGCTTCCGCCAGAATGGGGGAAGCTGTCCTCTTGATTACCCAGACTCTCGACAGCGCGGGCCGCCTTTCATGCAACCCTTCGATAGGAGGCATCTCCAAGGGAAACATAGTCCGCGAGATAGATGCCCTCGGCGGCGAAATGGGGAAGCTCGCAGATGCCTCGATGATTCAGTACAGGCTTTTAAACAAGAGCCGAGGGCCGGCAGTTCAAGCGCCAAGGGTTCAAGCCGACAAATTCCTTTATTCTCAGCTGGCAAAGCACGCAATAGAGCTTGAAAAGAACCTCCATGTTTTTCAGGACACTGTTATCGATATAGTTTCTTCAAACACAAATGAATCGGGCTATGTAGAAAAGGGAAGTGTTCAGTATGTAAAGACGGAAAGAGGTAGGGAATTTTCGGCTAAGGCGGTAGTCCTTGCAACCGGCACCTTTATGGAAGGCAAGATTTACATAGGCGAATACGAATCTCCCGACGGAAGGCTCGGTGAAAGAGCAGCCATAGGTCTCGGCCCCGCCCTTGCAAAGAAGGGCTTTACCGTGGGCAGGCTTAAAACTGGAACGCCCATGCGTATCCTCCGCCGCTCCTTCGATTCTTCCCTTACCGAAGAGCAGGAAGCCGATGAGATTATGCGTCCCTTTTCTTTTTCAAATGCGGAAATACACAGGCCCTATGCAAAATGCTATATAACTCATACCAATCGGGAAACCCACAATATAATAAGGGAGAACCTTCATAGGGCAGCCCTTTTTTCGGGCAAAATCACAGGGACGGGAGCCCGCTACTGCCCCTCCATCGAAGATAAGATTAAAAAATTCCCCGAACGGGACCGCCACCATGTCTACATAGAACCGGAAGGTTTAAACACGGAAGAGCTTTATATAAACGGGCTTTCTTCCTCGCTTCCAGAAGACGTGCAGGACAGAATGATAAGAACCATTCCCTGCTTTAAGGATGTAATAATTACCCGTCCCGCCTATGCCGTAGACTATGCCTATGTTTCGCCGATCCAGCTTTCATCGGATCTTCAGACACGGAGGATTGAAGGCCTCTTTTTGGCAGGGCAGATAAACGGAACCTCGGGTTATGAAGAAGCCGGAGGTCAGGGCATAATCGCCGGTATAAACGCAGCCCTTTTTTCGCGCTCTCTAAAATTTAAGGACGAAAAATATGTTCCATTTGTGCTAAAGAGGGATGAGGCCTACATAGGCGTTATGATCGACGACCTTGTAACTCAGGGAGTGGATGAGCCTTACCGAATGTTTACGGCCCGTGCAGAGTACCGACTGAACCTGAGGCATGACACAGCCGATGAAAGGCTTACGGAAAGGGCTTATCAAATAGGACTTCAAACCAAGGAGGCATCAAACCGCCTAAAGGAAAAACTTTTAACCAGAGAAAAAATAATATCGCTATGGAAGGATATAAAGATTACGAGGGATCTCATTGCAAAAAATCCCGAACTTAAAAACCATATCGGGAAGAGCCTTGCCGATGCCCTCCATGACCCTCAAGTTTCCCTTGAATGTATATGCTCAATAGATGAAAATTCCAAGGATTACAGCGCAGAACTTTTAGAATCGGCCGAGCTTGAAATAAGGTATGAACACTATATAGCCGTTCAAAACAGGAAGATAGCCAAGGTGAAACGTATGGAAAACACTAAAATTCCGGCCGACTTTGACTATGATGCAGTTTCGGGCCTTTCTACCGAATCACGCGCCCGCCTAAAAGAAGTACGCCCCGAAACCATAGGGCAAGCAAGCAGGATTAGGGGGATTAGGCCTTCGGATATTATGTTACTATCCATACTCTTATAA
- a CDS encoding M18 family aminopeptidase — protein sequence MKKAEALMKFIDKSPSVYHAIKNAGEFLEAKGFVHLKREDSFELKPQGRYFVTNNGSALIAWQMPKSGNAENGFRIVGSHSDSPTFRIKPNPEIKVNNHYLKLNTEGYGGVILSTWFDRPLSAAGRVIIKTDDLLKPEVKLINFDKNLLTIPSLAIHMNREINDGYKFNKQKDTLPLIALINEKLEEKGFLMNLIAEEAGVTVDKILDFDLYLYDRQPGCFIGANNEFFSVGRIDNLGMACASIDALGDALPSNFVQVAAIFDNEEVGSRTAQGAGSPFLHDTLQRIIVSASKGNAFEELQKALAKSFLISADQAHALHPNYTEKNDITNFPLMNKGPAIKVAASMSYTTDGISAAIFRDICARAKVPCQNFVNRSDMAGGSTIGPISVSNLNIKSVDIGNPILGMHSVRELGGTEDQEYITKAFAEFYK from the coding sequence ATGAAAAAAGCGGAAGCATTGATGAAGTTCATCGACAAGAGCCCATCGGTTTACCATGCAATAAAAAATGCAGGCGAATTTTTAGAAGCAAAGGGCTTTGTTCATTTAAAAAGAGAAGACAGCTTTGAGTTAAAACCTCAAGGAAGATATTTTGTAACAAATAACGGGAGTGCTTTAATAGCATGGCAGATGCCCAAGTCCGGCAATGCCGAAAACGGTTTTAGGATCGTAGGAAGCCACAGCGATTCTCCTACTTTCCGAATAAAGCCTAATCCCGAAATTAAGGTAAACAATCACTATCTAAAACTAAACACCGAAGGCTACGGAGGAGTAATTCTTTCAACATGGTTTGATAGGCCCCTTTCGGCTGCAGGAAGGGTTATCATAAAAACCGATGACCTTTTAAAACCGGAAGTAAAACTTATCAACTTCGATAAAAACCTTTTGACAATTCCGAGCCTTGCCATTCACATGAATAGGGAAATAAATGACGGCTATAAATTCAACAAACAAAAAGACACCCTCCCCCTAATCGCTTTAATAAACGAAAAACTTGAAGAAAAAGGCTTTTTGATGAACCTTATAGCCGAAGAAGCCGGAGTAACGGTTGATAAGATTTTGGACTTTGACCTCTACCTCTATGACAGACAGCCCGGCTGCTTTATCGGAGCAAACAACGAGTTTTTCTCCGTAGGAAGAATAGACAACCTTGGAATGGCCTGTGCCTCCATCGATGCCCTAGGCGATGCCCTCCCTTCAAATTTTGTGCAGGTTGCCGCTATTTTTGACAATGAAGAAGTCGGCTCAAGGACAGCTCAAGGCGCGGGCAGCCCCTTCCTCCACGATACCTTGCAAAGAATAATTGTAAGCGCCTCAAAGGGAAATGCTTTTGAAGAATTGCAAAAAGCCTTGGCAAAGTCCTTTTTAATCTCTGCGGATCAGGCTCATGCCCTTCATCCCAACTATACAGAAAAAAATGATATTACAAACTTCCCGCTTATGAACAAGGGACCCGCAATTAAGGTAGCAGCTTCCATGAGCTATACTACCGACGGTATATCGGCTGCAATCTTTAGGGATATCTGTGCAAGGGCGAAGGTTCCATGTCAAAACTTCGTAAACCGCTCCGATATGGCCGGTGGCTCGACGATAGGCCCGATTTCCGTTTCTAACCTCAACATAAAGAGTGTCGATATAGGAAACCCCATATTGGGTATGCATTCGGTGCGGGAATTGGGGGGCACCGAAGATCAGGAATATATTACAAAGGCCTTTGCAGAATTTTACAAATAA
- a CDS encoding electron transport complex protein RnfA — MPETLSIFLSAILVKNVVLMRFLALCPFIGMSSDVKKSVGMGWAVLFVTLLATAVTYPIYNYVLIGNLEFLQTLIFILVIASLVQLVEFYLKKAAPALYSSMGVYLALITTNCAILAVTIDAIDEGYTFVQALVHAAGSAFGFMISLLLLAGLRQRIDNAPVPKFLKGTPILFIAAALLSMAFEGFKGLI, encoded by the coding sequence ATGCCCGAAACACTTAGTATTTTTCTTTCTGCAATCCTTGTAAAAAACGTAGTTTTAATGCGCTTTTTAGCCCTTTGCCCCTTTATAGGAATGTCCTCCGACGTAAAAAAATCGGTAGGCATGGGCTGGGCCGTACTCTTCGTTACTCTTTTGGCCACAGCCGTAACCTATCCCATATACAATTACGTATTGATAGGAAATCTCGAATTCCTTCAGACCCTTATCTTTATCTTGGTAATTGCAAGCTTGGTTCAGTTGGTAGAATTCTATCTAAAAAAAGCGGCTCCTGCCCTTTACAGCTCGATGGGGGTTTATTTGGCCCTGATTACGACAAACTGTGCAATCCTTGCAGTTACAATCGATGCCATTGATGAAGGCTATACCTTTGTACAAGCCCTTGTTCATGCTGCAGGTTCAGCTTTCGGCTTTATGATTTCGCTCCTGCTCTTAGCAGGCTTAAGACAAAGAATAGATAATGCCCCTGTTCCGAAATTCTTAAAAGGAACGCCCATTCTCTTTATTGCTGCAGCCCTTCTATCCATGGCATTTGAAGGTTTCAAAGGACTGATTTAA
- the rsxE gene encoding electron transport complex subunit RsxE, whose protein sequence is MKNLNIFTNGIIRSNPLLVLMIGLCSSLAVTTNVLNGLGMGLAMTFVIVMSELIISIFRKLIPQDIRIPVFIIVIASFTTIVDLLMQAYTPALSDAMGLFIKLIVVNCIIMGRVESFASKESPGKSVLDALGMGVGYTIVLVLISAIREILGSGALAGNVFIPEAYHIRFFANAPGGFFVFGIMISINLFAKKLLERPKKKIQSSPAPQTEPEAKKEEE, encoded by the coding sequence ATGAAAAACTTAAATATTTTCACAAACGGAATTATCCGAAGCAATCCCCTTTTGGTTTTAATGATAGGCCTCTGTTCTTCTCTGGCAGTTACAACAAATGTCCTAAACGGCCTTGGAATGGGACTTGCGATGACCTTTGTTATCGTTATGAGCGAGTTGATAATAAGTATTTTTAGAAAACTAATCCCTCAGGACATAAGAATTCCGGTTTTTATCATAGTAATAGCCTCCTTTACGACTATTGTAGACCTATTGATGCAGGCCTATACCCCTGCCCTATCGGATGCAATGGGGCTTTTTATTAAGCTGATCGTTGTAAACTGTATTATTATGGGAAGAGTCGAATCCTTTGCTTCAAAAGAAAGCCCCGGAAAATCCGTTTTAGACGCTCTGGGAATGGGAGTCGGTTATACGATAGTTCTTGTGCTTATTTCGGCTATAAGAGAAATATTAGGTTCGGGAGCCTTGGCAGGAAACGTCTTTATACCCGAAGCCTATCATATACGCTTTTTTGCAAATGCACCCGGCGGCTTTTTTGTATTCGGTATTATGATTTCGATAAACCTCTTTGCAAAAAAGCTTTTAGAAAGACCTAAGAAAAAAATTCAAAGTTCGCCTGCTCCGCAAACCGAGCCGGAAGCTAAAAAAGAGGAGGAGTAA
- a CDS encoding FMN-binding protein → MKQMIKLALTLSAYAVIACLALAAVYSFTAPRIAEVKAEKTNRALKAVFPEAEDFKEISAEIPEGLNKTKFLNAYTAVKSGKIVGLTITAKGPTYASATILIAIDLNKTIRKIEFLELTDTPSLGSKAAEEPFAGQFNGKALDSAFEVKADINAIGGATITSKGVAAILKDASVTAIEYMAKNNLEEGK, encoded by the coding sequence ATGAAACAGATGATAAAGTTAGCCCTTACCCTTTCAGCCTATGCGGTCATAGCGTGTTTAGCCCTTGCGGCAGTTTACAGCTTTACAGCCCCGCGGATTGCTGAAGTAAAGGCGGAAAAAACAAACAGGGCATTAAAGGCCGTTTTTCCTGAAGCTGAAGACTTTAAAGAAATAAGTGCGGAAATTCCCGAAGGCTTAAATAAAACCAAGTTTTTAAATGCTTATACGGCAGTAAAAAGCGGAAAAATAGTAGGCCTTACCATAACAGCTAAGGGGCCCACCTATGCAAGTGCAACCATATTGATAGCCATAGACCTAAACAAGACAATACGCAAGATAGAATTCTTAGAGCTTACCGATACACCCAGCTTAGGAAGCAAGGCTGCAGAAGAACCATTTGCGGGACAATTTAACGGAAAGGCACTTGATTCAGCCTTTGAGGTAAAGGCCGATATAAATGCAATCGGAGGAGCTACAATAACATCAAAAGGTGTTGCTGCAATTTTAAAAGATGCCTCCGTTACGGCAATAGAATATATGGCCAAAAATAACTTGGAGGAGGGAAAATAA
- a CDS encoding RnfABCDGE type electron transport complex subunit D: protein MAESDKNEIFMSPAPHVVTPVKTQTLMLDVIIALLPLTAYGIYLFSIPALIRIVVSVLCCVGFESLFRKICKLDVRVKDLSAVITGLLLALVCPPNLPIWMLILGCFFAIVVGKEFFGGLGANVFNPALVGRAFMFVSFSGAMTSWIQPGNSIFDAVSTATPLKLINAKEGIAMSASEIAKSLNLSSSTDLYTQLILGNHAGCIGETSILLILLGFAYLLFKKVIDWRTPITMMATAVAITAIGGINPILTLTSGGLAFGAVFMATDYVTSPVTPKGKLLFGAGCGLITGLIRLFSGMPEGVMYSILIMNAVVPFLNKIIPVKYGYVKPPKKNKEAAK, encoded by the coding sequence ATGGCAGAATCCGATAAAAACGAAATTTTTATGTCTCCGGCTCCCCATGTTGTAACACCGGTCAAGACTCAAACCTTAATGCTGGATGTAATTATAGCCCTGCTGCCTTTAACAGCCTATGGAATCTATCTTTTTTCAATCCCTGCCTTGATTAGAATCGTAGTTTCGGTTCTTTGCTGTGTAGGTTTTGAAAGCTTATTTAGAAAAATATGCAAGCTGGATGTAAGAGTAAAAGACCTTTCAGCCGTTATTACAGGCCTTCTGCTTGCCCTTGTATGTCCGCCGAATCTTCCGATATGGATGCTTATTTTAGGCTGTTTTTTTGCAATAGTTGTAGGCAAGGAATTTTTCGGAGGGCTTGGAGCAAACGTATTTAACCCTGCCTTGGTAGGAAGAGCCTTTATGTTTGTAAGCTTTTCGGGAGCAATGACCAGCTGGATACAGCCCGGAAACTCAATCTTTGATGCGGTGAGCACGGCAACACCTCTAAAGCTCATAAACGCAAAAGAAGGAATCGCAATGAGTGCTTCGGAAATAGCAAAGAGTTTAAACTTGAGTTCAAGCACTGACCTTTATACTCAGCTTATTTTAGGAAACCATGCAGGCTGTATAGGCGAAACAAGCATACTCCTGATTCTTTTAGGTTTTGCGTATCTTCTCTTTAAAAAAGTTATCGACTGGAGAACGCCCATTACTATGATGGCAACAGCCGTTGCAATTACCGCAATCGGAGGTATAAATCCTATTTTAACCTTGACTTCGGGAGGTTTAGCCTTCGGAGCCGTCTTTATGGCAACCGATTATGTAACAAGCCCCGTAACTCCAAAAGGTAAACTTCTTTTCGGTGCAGGCTGCGGCCTTATAACCGGCCTTATCCGCTTATTTTCAGGTATGCCCGAAGGTGTTATGTACAGTATTCTTATAATGAATGCCGTAGTGCCGTTTTTAAACAAAATTATACCCGTAAAATACGGCTATGTAAAACCGCCCAAAAAGAACAAGGAGGCTGCAAAATGA
- the rsxC gene encoding electron transport complex subunit RsxC: MGIKSFKGGVHPPERKAVSPSDSVIRVLPSNKSVWIPITQGGMPNTPLVSVGDLVARGQKIAETDKFMSAPVHSSVSGKVKKIEPHLVTGNTENLCFLIEIDEENREEFMPPIDPFTCTKEEALKRVRDAGITGMGGASFPTHVKLSPPPDAKIEYVIANGAECEPYLCTDAATIFSDSDSIVDGLAITMRIVGAKQGIIALEDNKKDLVPVLEKAISKIKANPIAAGAYDISVQLCKTKYPQGGEKTLTDAVVNREIPSGGLPFQIGCVIQNVGTLKAISEAFRLGKPLIDRALTIGGGACEKPLNVIAPIGTCVGDLIPSVVSLKPGVVKIISGGPMMGFAMKNADFPIQKNTSGVLFLTKEEISLEEESPCIGCGKCIDVCSCHLSPVLIVRALNAGNTEEAIRCGLLDCVECGTCAYTCPARIKLVQRVKIGKQIAREEKQKRDAKAAAKAAAAEKKAAEAQKQEPEAKKTEEGGK; encoded by the coding sequence ATGGGTATAAAATCATTTAAAGGCGGAGTGCATCCGCCCGAGCGAAAGGCGGTCTCACCTAGCGACAGCGTCATTAGGGTATTACCGTCAAATAAATCAGTTTGGATTCCTATTACGCAGGGAGGCATGCCTAATACACCTCTTGTAAGCGTAGGGGATTTAGTTGCCAGAGGGCAAAAGATAGCCGAAACCGATAAATTTATGTCGGCTCCAGTCCATTCCTCCGTTTCAGGAAAGGTAAAAAAGATTGAACCTCATCTTGTAACCGGAAATACGGAAAATCTTTGTTTTTTAATCGAAATCGATGAAGAAAATAGGGAAGAATTTATGCCTCCCATTGATCCTTTTACATGCACAAAGGAAGAAGCTCTTAAAAGAGTACGGGATGCAGGCATTACGGGCATGGGAGGAGCATCATTTCCTACTCATGTAAAATTAAGCCCTCCTCCCGATGCAAAAATCGAGTATGTAATTGCAAACGGAGCGGAATGTGAACCCTATCTTTGCACGGATGCCGCAACCATATTCAGCGATTCGGATAGCATTGTTGACGGACTCGCCATCACTATGAGGATAGTAGGCGCAAAACAAGGAATCATAGCCCTTGAAGACAATAAAAAAGATTTGGTTCCGGTTTTGGAAAAGGCTATTTCAAAAATCAAAGCAAATCCGATTGCCGCAGGTGCCTACGATATAAGCGTTCAGCTTTGTAAAACAAAATATCCGCAGGGCGGAGAAAAAACTCTTACGGATGCAGTCGTAAACAGGGAAATCCCTTCAGGAGGCCTTCCCTTCCAGATAGGCTGCGTTATCCAAAACGTAGGAACCTTAAAAGCGATCTCCGAAGCCTTCCGTTTGGGTAAACCCCTTATCGACAGAGCCTTAACCATAGGTGGCGGGGCCTGTGAAAAGCCCTTAAACGTAATAGCCCCTATAGGAACCTGCGTCGGGGACCTTATTCCAAGCGTAGTTTCCCTTAAACCGGGAGTCGTAAAAATAATCTCAGGCGGCCCGATGATGGGCTTTGCCATGAAAAATGCAGACTTCCCTATTCAAAAAAATACCTCAGGTGTACTTTTTTTGACAAAGGAAGAAATTTCCTTAGAAGAAGAAAGCCCATGTATAGGTTGCGGTAAGTGTATTGACGTATGCAGCTGTCACCTTTCTCCCGTTTTAATCGTTAGAGCATTAAATGCCGGAAATACCGAAGAAGCTATCCGCTGCGGTCTTTTAGACTGTGTAGAATGCGGAACCTGCGCTTATACCTGCCCTGCCCGCATTAAACTCGTTCAAAGAGTTAAGATTGGTAAGCAGATAGCAAGGGAAGAAAAGCAAAAAAGAGATGCCAAAGCTGCAGCGAAGGCCGCAGCAGCAGAAAAAAAAGCAGCTGAAGCTCAAAAACAAGAGCCTGAGGCTAAAAAAACCGAAGAAGGAGGCAAATAA
- a CDS encoding rhodanese-like domain-containing protein: MKIRFLLFIVLIVNISLISCGIEVEVEDVKGSRLEYLNSDSNKDSILVIDVRPYDKYKQGHLLHAINIPTNQIKKRLREITDWKDKPVYVYAETNDESFKAAEILVGNRFSQIYNAEGVNQYNYKTVTYNSVRGIVFEEMLKDPDALILDCRTKSFYDIGHIEGAISFPIFEIENNLNKIPDKNKKLLLYCNVGTASSRAAYELSNLGYTEIYSSIDGVAEYPFKLVREEEDKN; the protein is encoded by the coding sequence ATGAAAATAAGGTTTTTGCTTTTTATAGTTTTAATTGTGAATATATCGTTAATTTCGTGCGGTATAGAAGTAGAAGTTGAAGATGTTAAAGGCTCAAGACTTGAATATTTAAATTCCGATTCAAATAAAGATTCTATATTGGTAATTGATGTCAGGCCCTATGATAAATATAAGCAAGGTCATCTTTTACACGCTATAAATATACCTACAAACCAAATAAAAAAACGCCTAAGAGAAATAACCGATTGGAAAGACAAACCGGTATATGTATATGCCGAAACTAACGATGAAAGTTTTAAAGCAGCAGAGATATTGGTAGGAAACAGATTTTCTCAAATTTATAACGCAGAAGGAGTTAATCAATATAATTATAAAACCGTCACTTATAACTCTGTAAGGGGAATAGTTTTTGAAGAGATGCTAAAAGACCCCGATGCTTTAATCCTTGACTGCAGAACCAAATCGTTTTATGACATAGGACACATAGAAGGAGCCATATCGTTCCCCATATTTGAAATAGAAAATAATCTTAATAAAATACCGGACAAAAATAAAAAATTGCTTTTATATTGTAATGTAGGTACGGCATCTTCAAGAGCAGCCTATGAACTGTCGAATCTGGGCTACACGGAAATTTACAGCTCTATTGACGGAGTTGCCGAATATCCTTTTAAGCTTGTAAGAGAAGAAGAAGATAAAAATTAA